One Sylvia atricapilla isolate bSylAtr1 chromosome 21, bSylAtr1.pri, whole genome shotgun sequence genomic window, TCccctcttttgtttttcctccacTAATATAATCAAGTAAtccctggagaagctggagaCTGGAACTTTAgaaataaagtaggtatttgACCTCtcagttggaaaaaaaacaaaacctgttctCTTTCAGTTTCCCTGAAGCAGTAAGACTGCGAGAATATTCACTGTACAAACCCTTTCTGCTTAGAGCTGTTAGTGCAAGATGCAAATCTTCAATTTAACTCGTTAAAAAGCTCTCCAAGATTCTAGCCACCCTCCAACATCCACCAACCAAGGCAACTACAATAAGACACATTTTCTTGTGTTCTTCTTTGTCACAGGATACAGAACTGCACGGACAGCTTCAGCAAACACCTCCCGAACACCCTCCTGATTCAACGCCGAGCACTCCAAATATTTGACTGCTCCAATTTGTTTAGCCAGTGAAGTCCCCTGCTGAGGGGTAGTGGGAGCCAAGCTCTGCTCTTTTAACTTTTTAACCGTTTCCAGGTCACTTCTCAAGTCTCTCTTGGTGCCCACTAGAAGGATGGGGACATTTGGACAGTGGTGAGACACCTCGGGGTGCCACTTGTGCCTGACGTTCGCGTAGGACGAGGGGCTGCCGATGGAGAAGCAGATGATGAAGACGTTAGTTTGGGGGTAGGAGAGCGTGCGCAGGCGGTCATACTCCTCCTGGCCCGCAGTGTCCCAGAGGTTCAGGCTGACTGTCCGGCCATCCACGGTCATCTGGGCACTGTAGTTGTCAAACACAGTGGGGATGTACTCCTCTGGGAAGGCGTTGGTGGTGTAGCTGATGAGGAGGCAAGTTTTTCCCACCGCGCCATCTCCGACGACCACGCACTTTATAGTCTGCATTCTTCACCCAGAAACGAAGTCCTGCACAAAAGTAAGGGGAGAGGAGTTAGGTAAAGCACAGTCAGTGGTGGTCACTGTAAAGATAAGCTTTAGAAAGTGTTTTTATATAGCCTCTCAAGCCACTCTGAAGAGCTCAGGGCTAGAAAGACAATAGTGAAATGGAGATGCAATGAGTGGAGAGCTAAGTGACAATTGGCTGCATTCCAACCATGTAAGTACAAATTAGCCAAATTCCCGCAGTCTTGCCTTACTGCCAGACTGTTTCCCACAGACGAAAGGGCAAGTCCTTAGAGGCACCTGCAAGTGGAAAGGGATTGTGACCCAGTAACAAGATACTCTGTCGTTTGTAGGTTCACACATCCACCTCTGTACACAAACACACTCTCCAACACTCACACTTGCCTACACAGTCAGCTACCTAAACAGCTTACCACAAAGAAAGGTCCAAAagttataaataaaatcaagataATAATTTCTGGGCTGCACTGCTACTGTTTACAATAATAATTCACTACATTCAGATCAATCAGTCCTGAATAAACTACATTATTTACAGGACACCGATAAAGGGTTTCAGAAAGTAGCACGCTCAAGAAAAGCTGTTATTTGAAATCCAACTAGCCATAGTAACCCAGATTAGAATCCATAAAGAATTTTTCTAAAGAAGCCAAGAACAGATTACTCTCACTAATCACTGACAGAACATGCAGGACTTAATAGGCTTGAGTTACTTGGTGTCCTCTAAATAATGAGCACGAGAAAGATACATACCCTAAAAGATCAGCAGACAAACAGCTTTCCTGGGGAATTGTTACTCGGGAGATACTTGACTCTTAGACATTTTCCATATTCCTTTCCTGATATATGAAGAGTAGGTTTGACAATCAAACTGATACAGTCTAAAACACAATTAATCTCAAACTTTCATCAGAAGAACAGCACGAAGTTTGAAAATAGCATGGAACTAACTACAAGCAGTCATTCGTTGTACATTTCTTGTGTGCTGGAGCTTCCACTGCTAGCCTGAACAAGAAGGAACTTGCATCTGCCTTCTCACCCAAATGCCTTTGAGGTACTATCAGTAAATCCTCAACTTGCAACCAGCAGAAAATACCCTGCTTCAAACAGAAGAGAATAGTGGGAATAACTTTTTAGCAGGGCCTGTTATGATAGAACATGGAGGAACGGCTTTAAACTAGGAAAAGAttgatttagattagatatagaGTAGAAGTTATTTACAGagagggtggtgaaacactggcacaggttgcccagacaAACTGTGCTGCCTCATCCCTAGAAACAttgaaggccaggctggatgggcccctgagcaacctgatcttgTCGAAGATGTCCCCACTCACTGCAGAGTGGTTGAACCAGATGACTTTCAAAGGTTCCTCCCAACTTAAACTATTTTGATTGCATATTCCAGAAAGATCTCAGCTCCAACACCATCAAAGTAGCAAAGAGAATATAGAACTTCAAGACCATCCAAACGAATCAATAATTCATTCCCATTAAAGCTTCAGAGGAAAATCTTTAGAGGAAATCTTTATCTGTATCCACATTCTCACTGGGAGCACAGAGTTCTTCTGAACTAAGTGCAAACAGGCTACCTGAAGCTTTGGCacaaagctgcagcaggcaaCTGGAGTGACACTAACTGGTCACTACAACACACAGTGATAAGGAATATCAGTGTATGTACACAGACACCATAGAAACCCCAGTGGCCACACATGGTGGGAAGGAATCGCCTTATGCTGCTGCCAAAGCCTGGCAGgactgcagcacacagggcagGTTTTAAAGCCCATTCCTGCATTTACATAAAACCCCTGAAGGACCAGAACATGCTGTGCCACAAGCCTTAGTGGTGACCAACAGCACTGCTTCCAGAGCAAAGGGGTTTTTCCCCAAATGAACTATCTGTGCAGCAGACAATTCAATAACAAGTGACAtcacagggatggcagagctAAGTCAGCAACAAGTGTCTCATGAAGAACGAGATGATACACAAAACCTTTATATGCCCAACCcctaatttctgaaataaacaaaTTGCAAACACTTGCAAACAGATCTCTctttaaaacccaaacaagctCCCCCAAGGACTTACACCTCTTAAATTTCTATGCACTTCTgtccagagctctgcagagtgACAGCATATCCCCAAACTCTGATGACTGGGGGACATCACACCAGCACTGTCAGGCAAAACTGGATAAACTCCAATGCTAGGGGTAACTGAGACCATCAGCAGCTAACACAATCTGATTCAAAATATCCAACGAAACCGTGTTACTCAAAGACTACTTTGTTGgtattttatttaagaattaGAGACTTGAATTTGGAAATCGgtaataaagtaaaaaaaagcctgaaacaTGAATGCTCTTTTCAGGGCACTAATACCTTGAATTACCTCATTAAAATTAGGATTTTAGGAGAGCAACATTTGCAAAGGGAAATAACTCCACACAAACCTGCCAAGGCATTGGGCAAAGTATTAACTACACAAATGCAGCTTAAAGAGCTTGTAGGCTTTTAAGTATGATTCTCTGAAGGGCCCCTTTAAAGGAGGTTGCCTGAGCTGAAAGGAATCGTGTGTGGCATATGCaatacagagaaacaaacacacaccagGATACAAATTCTTTGTGTTGAAACACAAAATTtagataaattaattaaaaaaaaaaagagtagaaagAAGCTACTTGACTCCAGAAAACTATATTGTGAGCATGGATAGTTtggttaaatatttatatatggaaggcaaagggttttttaatttaagtctCAACCAAGCAAACTAATATTATCTCAATCAGGTCTTTTCTATTAAATCCATGtacttaaaaatgtatttaataactCAGAATGTATTAAATCTCCAATTATTTTTTAGTAAACCATTTGCCTACAATAAAACTCTCATAAGATAGTAAAAGGCTGGGGTTCAAATTTGCATGGAAAATTCCTATTTCTTAAGCACCCTTGAAGCTGGCACTGCATGCaatctaaatataaatatacattgaaaaaaaccaccccatattccaaaaaacaaaacaagcataTAACAACAAATATTAGCAAGAGTAGGAAAATTGGTTTAGGGtctgtttgagatttttttggtgacctttaaaagaatttttggGGAAACTTTAGACAGAAAATCTCCACATATGACAAGTAACAAgaactgaaagagagaaaaatacagattaacACGTcaacacataaaaaaatcagttcagaACCAGAAAGCTGGGCACAAGCTTCAAAGCCAAGTTGAAAGGTTACGCAGCAAGAGAAATAAGTGAACGGAAAATCCAAAATAGTGAGAGGTAATCCGGGTTCCTTAGTCCTTGCAGAGAAAGGACTTTTATTACAGTTGAGGCTCTACAGTTGAGTTACAGCAGAATGggaataattttcaaattaaagaattttttttaaaaaggaacaacaacaaaaatcaccCCACGCAGAAGTGTTGCGCAAAAATACTTAGATAAGAGTTATTTCTATCTTGCCCATCAATGACTTTGAATCTGAAAACTGGCATTCCCTGTTTGTGTTAGTTTCCTTCTCAGAAGATGCTGCTAAGTCTGACTTCACACTGCCTGCACACCTGGCACTTCCCCTGGAATGTGCAAGATCTCAATCAACATGTCAAGACATCATCTGAAGAGCTGCTCCCGTTCTGACCTAATTAAGCATTTTCTGGTATCATCAACATGGACAGTTTGCTCTCCAGACAAACATTTGCTGGGGAAATTCACTACTTGGAACACTCACACAGAGTAATTTCACAGTGcatcaaaattttttttgtggtaaAGAAACAAATTCCAGATCTTCCCTTCAATATTCCTGAAGGGAAGTTTCCTGTCTACTGAGAGAAGGGAGAACACagtgacagaaa contains:
- the LOC136370532 gene encoding rho-related GTP-binding protein RhoG-like translates to MQTIKCVVVGDGAVGKTCLLISYTTNAFPEEYIPTVFDNYSAQMTVDGRTVSLNLWDTAGQEEYDRLRTLSYPQTNVFIICFSIGSPSSYANVRHKWHPEVSHHCPNVPILLVGTKRDLRSDLETVKKLKEQSLAPTTPQQGTSLAKQIGAVKYLECSALNQEGVREVFAEAVRAVLYPVTKKNTRKCVLL